The Streptomyces sp. NBC_01775 genome includes a region encoding these proteins:
- a CDS encoding FAD-binding oxidoreductase, translated as MMDRRRFMALGGLTAAGTLGAAPLVSAATARAHDSGHGTPDWNALRRSVDGKVLLPGDEGYDFAHSTYIKRYDAVRPAAVVQAARAEDIAETVKFARRFGVRTVARSGGHSFGGYSTSPGIVVDLSPMNRTTVSDGLARVQSGTKLVDMQRELLSRGITISGGMCPTVGISGLTLGGGFGMAGRRHGLTSDRLTSIRVVLANGRIVTCDPHHEPDLFWALRGGGCGSYGFVSDFEFEPFPADDPTVFELHWPWPLAAKVLPAWQRWAPKAPDDLSAGMFVRSPDPAVEPMLYAFGQWGGAPADLDAHLDRLTAMVGQAPSKVVRKTMPYMDAVMHWAGCSELTVSQCHGEGQTPDAKLQRFEYALTKSSFFTDVMTPEAVQTLVKNFTAPGAGAQLRGLEFHAFGGAYNRPRPGKTAFVHRRQRFLLQYLAQVPMDSPEAHKTAVTDWARTLHSSMLPWASGESYQNYTDPELKDWRQAYYGSNYRRLVEVKHRYDPERFFDFPQAIGR; from the coding sequence ATGATGGACCGCAGGAGATTCATGGCACTCGGCGGCCTCACCGCCGCCGGTACCCTCGGCGCCGCGCCGCTGGTATCGGCGGCGACCGCCAGGGCCCATGACTCCGGCCACGGAACGCCCGACTGGAACGCGCTACGCCGCAGCGTTGACGGCAAGGTGCTGCTGCCCGGGGACGAGGGGTACGACTTCGCGCACAGCACGTACATCAAGCGGTACGACGCGGTGCGGCCCGCCGCCGTCGTCCAGGCGGCCCGCGCCGAGGACATCGCCGAAACGGTGAAGTTCGCCCGGCGCTTCGGTGTCCGTACCGTGGCACGGTCCGGCGGGCACAGCTTCGGCGGCTACTCCACGAGCCCCGGCATCGTGGTCGACCTGTCCCCGATGAACCGGACGACGGTCTCCGACGGGCTCGCGCGGGTGCAGTCGGGCACGAAACTCGTCGACATGCAGCGCGAGTTACTGTCGCGCGGCATCACCATCAGCGGCGGCATGTGTCCCACCGTGGGCATCTCCGGGCTGACCCTGGGCGGCGGCTTCGGCATGGCGGGCAGGCGGCACGGCCTCACCTCCGACCGGCTCACCTCGATCCGGGTGGTGCTCGCGAACGGGCGGATCGTCACCTGCGATCCGCACCACGAGCCGGACCTGTTCTGGGCGCTGCGGGGCGGCGGCTGCGGCAGCTACGGCTTCGTGAGCGACTTCGAGTTCGAGCCCTTCCCCGCCGACGACCCGACGGTCTTCGAGCTGCACTGGCCCTGGCCCCTGGCCGCGAAGGTGCTGCCGGCCTGGCAGCGCTGGGCGCCCAAGGCGCCCGACGACCTCAGCGCCGGGATGTTCGTCCGCTCCCCGGACCCCGCCGTGGAGCCGATGCTGTACGCCTTCGGGCAGTGGGGCGGCGCGCCCGCCGACCTGGACGCTCATCTCGACCGGCTCACGGCCATGGTCGGGCAGGCGCCGTCCAAGGTGGTGCGCAAGACGATGCCGTACATGGACGCGGTCATGCACTGGGCGGGCTGTTCGGAGCTGACGGTCTCGCAGTGCCACGGGGAGGGCCAGACGCCGGACGCGAAGCTCCAGCGGTTCGAGTACGCGCTGACCAAGTCCAGCTTCTTCACCGACGTCATGACCCCCGAGGCCGTCCAGACGCTCGTGAAGAACTTCACCGCACCGGGGGCCGGGGCGCAGCTGCGCGGGCTGGAGTTCCACGCCTTCGGCGGCGCGTACAACAGGCCCAGGCCCGGGAAGACCGCGTTCGTCCACCGGCGGCAGCGGTTCTTGCTCCAGTACCTGGCGCAGGTGCCGATGGACTCGCCCGAGGCGCACAAGACCGCCGTCACGGACTGGGCCAGGACGCTGCACTCCTCGATGCTGCCGTGGGCCTCCGGCGAGTCGTACCAGAACTACACCGACCCGGAGCTGAAGGACTGGCGGCAGGCCTACTACGGGAGCAACTACCGGCGCCTGGTGGAGGTCAAGCACCGCTACGACCCGGAGCGCTTCTTCGACTTCCCGCAGGCCATCGGCCGCTGA
- a CDS encoding non-oxidative hydroxyarylic acid decarboxylases subunit D codes for MTGPRPAGEPAVTCPRCLAERVETVTVAPEGGVWEVRQCTRCWYAWRTTEPAARTTPELFPEEFRLTEQSMDTAPELPAIPPLLERARVRAREERS; via the coding sequence ATGACCGGTCCCCGTCCGGCAGGAGAGCCCGCCGTGACCTGCCCGAGGTGCCTGGCGGAGCGCGTGGAGACTGTCACGGTCGCGCCCGAGGGCGGGGTGTGGGAGGTCCGGCAGTGCACCCGCTGCTGGTACGCGTGGCGCACCACCGAACCGGCGGCCAGGACGACGCCGGAGCTGTTCCCCGAGGAGTTCCGGCTGACGGAGCAGTCCATGGACACCGCACCCGAACTTCCCGCGATACCCCCCCTGTTGGAACGGGCGCGGGTGCGGGCGCGCGAGGAGAGGAGCTGA
- a CDS encoding non-oxidative hydroxyarylic acid decarboxylases subunit C, translating into MPYDDLRGYLEALDKHGQLLRIEEPADPEPDLAAAANAAARMGADAPALCFENVTGYSTGRVALNVHGSWANHALALELPPTTPVSEQVAEFSRRWESFPVAPERRADPPFLQNTLEGEEVDLYRVLPLFRLNAHDGGFYVDKAAVVTRDPEDPEHFGKQNVGIYRLQCKGRRHFGIQPGSIHDIARHLRAAEERGEDLPVAIALGNDPVISIVAATPMAYEESEYELAGALRGAPAPITRAPLTGVDVPWGCEVLLEGVVESRVREIEGPFGEFTGHYSGGRRMPVIRVDRISYRTDPLFEHLYLGLPWTEIDYLMGPATCVPLLQQLRAEFPEVVAVNAMYTHGLVAIVSTRSRVGGFARAVGLRVATTPHGLGYCKVVIVVDENVDPFDLPQVMWALSTKFNPTDDLVQLPGMSILPLDPSSDPTGISGKVVLDATTPVAPDRRGRHTTPVRDLPETGAWLERLRALAEEARR; encoded by the coding sequence TTGCCGTACGACGATCTGCGCGGCTACCTCGAAGCACTGGACAAACACGGCCAGTTGCTCCGTATCGAGGAGCCGGCCGACCCGGAACCCGACCTCGCGGCGGCGGCCAACGCCGCGGCCCGCATGGGTGCCGACGCACCGGCCCTGTGCTTCGAGAACGTGACGGGCTACTCGACCGGCCGCGTCGCGCTCAACGTGCACGGCTCCTGGGCCAACCACGCCCTCGCGCTGGAGCTGCCCCCCACCACCCCCGTCAGCGAGCAGGTCGCGGAGTTCAGCCGCCGCTGGGAGTCCTTCCCCGTCGCGCCCGAGCGCCGCGCCGACCCCCCGTTCCTCCAGAACACGCTGGAGGGCGAGGAGGTCGACCTCTACCGGGTGCTGCCGCTCTTCCGCCTCAACGCGCACGACGGCGGGTTCTACGTCGACAAGGCCGCCGTGGTCACCCGGGACCCCGAGGACCCGGAACACTTCGGCAAGCAGAACGTGGGCATCTACCGGCTCCAGTGCAAGGGCAGGCGCCACTTCGGCATCCAGCCCGGCTCCATCCACGACATCGCCCGGCACCTGCGGGCCGCCGAGGAGCGCGGCGAGGACCTGCCGGTGGCCATCGCGCTGGGCAACGACCCCGTCATCTCGATCGTGGCGGCCACCCCCATGGCGTACGAGGAGTCCGAGTACGAACTCGCCGGAGCGCTGCGCGGCGCGCCCGCGCCGATCACCCGGGCGCCGCTCACCGGCGTCGACGTCCCGTGGGGGTGCGAGGTGCTGCTCGAGGGCGTGGTGGAATCCCGCGTCCGGGAAATCGAGGGCCCCTTCGGCGAGTTCACCGGGCACTACTCGGGGGGCCGCAGGATGCCGGTCATCCGCGTCGACCGGATCTCCTACCGGACCGACCCGCTCTTCGAACACCTCTACCTCGGCCTGCCCTGGACCGAGATCGACTACCTCATGGGGCCCGCCACCTGCGTGCCGCTGCTCCAGCAACTGCGCGCGGAGTTCCCCGAGGTGGTCGCCGTCAACGCGATGTACACCCACGGCCTCGTCGCGATCGTCTCCACCCGCTCCCGCGTCGGCGGGTTCGCGCGCGCGGTGGGGCTGCGGGTGGCCACCACGCCGCACGGGCTGGGCTACTGCAAGGTCGTCATCGTCGTCGACGAGAACGTCGATCCCTTCGATCTGCCGCAGGTGATGTGGGCGCTGTCCACCAAGTTCAACCCCACGGACGACCTCGTCCAGCTGCCCGGGATGTCGATCCTGCCGCTGGACCCGTCCTCCGACCCGACCGGGATCAGCGGCAAGGTCGTGCTCGACGCCACCACGCCCGTCGCCCCCGACCGGCGCGGCAGACACACGACTCCGGTGCGGGACCTGCCCGAGACCGGCGCCTGGCTGGAGCGGCTGCGCGCCCTCGCCGAGGAGGCACGCCGATGA
- a CDS encoding UbiX family flavin prenyltransferase, with amino-acid sequence MRAEPNGRAEPNGRAERNGREAPAAPARRIVVGMTGATGAVYGIRLLEALAAVPGVETQLILSRWARSTIALETDRTVAEVAELADVCHGPDDLGATVASGSFPTDGMVIAPCSMKTLAAIRTGYTEGLIARAADVTLKERRRLVLVPRETPVTEVHLENMLTLSRMGGVVMPPVPAFYNHPRTIDDLVDHLVSRVLDQFGVQAPARRWEGMRAARLRATS; translated from the coding sequence ATGCGGGCTGAGCCCAACGGCCGGGCTGAGCCCAACGGCCGGGCCGAGCGCAACGGCAGGGAGGCACCGGCCGCGCCCGCGCGGCGGATCGTCGTCGGCATGACCGGCGCGACCGGCGCGGTGTACGGGATCCGGCTGCTGGAGGCGCTCGCTGCCGTCCCCGGCGTGGAGACCCAGCTGATCCTCAGCCGGTGGGCCCGCTCCACCATCGCTCTGGAGACCGACCGGACCGTGGCCGAGGTCGCCGAGCTGGCCGACGTCTGCCACGGTCCCGACGACCTGGGCGCGACGGTCGCCAGCGGCTCGTTCCCCACCGACGGCATGGTCATCGCGCCGTGCAGCATGAAGACGCTCGCGGCCATCAGGACCGGCTACACCGAAGGCCTCATCGCCCGTGCCGCCGACGTCACCCTCAAGGAGCGCCGGCGGCTGGTGCTCGTACCCCGGGAGACCCCGGTCACCGAGGTGCACCTGGAGAACATGCTCACGCTCTCCCGCATGGGCGGCGTCGTCATGCCGCCGGTGCCCGCCTTCTACAACCACCCGCGCACGATCGACGACCTCGTGGACCACCTGGTCTCGCGCGTGCTGGACCAGTTCGGCGTCCAGGCGCCCGCCCGCCGCTGGGAGGGCATGCGCGCGGCGCGACTGCGCGCCACCTCCTAG
- a CDS encoding isochorismatase family protein: MRIPDNVTYPMPHAERAPGETDLWRLCPERAVVLVHDMQRYFLDFFAPDASPRKELVAHTAALVGAARAAGVPVLYTAQPGAMSRQDRGLLHDVWGPGMTADPAHQEILPEVAPREGETVLTKWRYSAFARTDLLTRLAAMERDQLVICGVYAHIGCLITAVDAFTSDIQPFLVADALADFTPEYHALALEYAAERCAATPTSAELLRVLKGARADGGAAGARAVTSHAG, encoded by the coding sequence GTGCGGATACCCGACAACGTGACCTACCCGATGCCCCACGCCGAACGGGCGCCGGGCGAGACGGACCTGTGGCGGCTCTGCCCCGAGCGCGCCGTGGTGCTCGTCCACGACATGCAGCGCTACTTCCTCGACTTCTTCGCGCCCGACGCCTCACCCCGCAAGGAGCTGGTGGCGCACACCGCCGCGCTCGTCGGGGCCGCCCGCGCCGCCGGGGTGCCCGTCCTCTACACGGCGCAGCCCGGCGCCATGTCCCGCCAGGACCGCGGGCTCCTGCACGACGTGTGGGGCCCGGGTATGACCGCCGACCCCGCCCACCAGGAGATCCTTCCCGAGGTGGCGCCACGCGAGGGCGAGACCGTGCTGACCAAGTGGCGCTACAGCGCCTTCGCACGCACCGACCTGCTCACCCGGCTCGCCGCGATGGAGCGGGACCAGCTGGTGATCTGCGGGGTCTACGCGCACATCGGCTGTCTGATCACCGCCGTGGACGCCTTCACCTCCGACATCCAGCCGTTCCTGGTGGCCGACGCGCTGGCCGACTTCACCCCCGAATACCACGCGCTCGCCCTGGAGTACGCCGCGGAGCGCTGCGCCGCGACCCCCACCAGCGCCGAGCTGCTGCGGGTACTGAAGGGTGCCCGCGCGGACGGCGGCGCGGCCGGAGCGCGCGCGGTGACCTCGCATGCGGGCTGA
- a CDS encoding 2,3-dihydro-2,3-dihydroxybenzoate dehydrogenase encodes MSTTAGPDRPGPVALVTGAAGGIGAAVARTLAARGMPVAAADAAAEPLSSLVKEVTEAGGVARAYPLDVSRSADVEAAVTRVEDELGPIGVLANVAGVLRAAPVLALSDEDWTTTFAVNTAGVFHVSRAVGKRMAARRAGAIVTVASNAASVPRSQMAAYGASKAAATSFTKTLGLELAEYGVRCNVVAPGSTDTPMLRKLWHDDQGEEATLRGDMAAYRVGIPLGKLAAPQDVAEAVVFLLSSAASHITMHDLYVDGGAALGR; translated from the coding sequence ATGAGCACCACAGCCGGCCCGGACCGACCGGGTCCTGTCGCACTCGTCACGGGCGCGGCCGGCGGCATCGGCGCCGCCGTCGCCCGCACGCTCGCCGCCCGGGGCATGCCCGTCGCGGCGGCCGACGCCGCGGCCGAACCGCTCTCGTCACTGGTCAAGGAGGTGACCGAGGCAGGCGGCGTCGCGCGCGCCTACCCCCTCGACGTGTCCCGCAGCGCGGATGTGGAAGCCGCCGTGACCCGGGTCGAGGACGAACTCGGCCCCATCGGGGTGCTGGCCAACGTGGCGGGAGTGCTGCGCGCCGCGCCCGTCCTGGCGCTGAGCGACGAGGACTGGACGACCACCTTCGCCGTCAACACGGCCGGCGTCTTCCACGTCTCCCGCGCCGTCGGCAAGCGGATGGCCGCACGCCGCGCCGGGGCGATCGTCACGGTCGCCTCCAACGCGGCCTCCGTACCCCGCTCGCAGATGGCCGCCTACGGCGCCTCCAAGGCCGCGGCCACCTCCTTCACCAAGACCCTCGGGCTCGAACTCGCCGAGTACGGCGTGCGCTGCAACGTCGTGGCGCCCGGGTCCACCGACACGCCCATGCTGCGCAAGCTGTGGCACGACGACCAGGGCGAAGAGGCCACCTTGCGAGGCGACATGGCGGCCTACCGGGTCGGGATTCCGCTGGGGAAGCTCGCCGCGCCGCAGGACGTGGCCGAGGCCGTCGTCTTCCTGCTGTCGTCCGCCGCTTCCCACATCACCATGCACGACCTGTACGTGGACGGCGGCGCCGCGCTCGGCCGCTGA
- a CDS encoding 3-deoxy-7-phosphoheptulonate synthase encodes MTSPVSHPAALQLRTDLAPPAPLAQDAQEPRWRDHPELGEVTARLAKAPPLADAAEIRRLRETLASVARGEGLVLQAGDCAESLEECGPVQADHRVSVLDQLGDHLQRSSGRQVVRIGRLAGQFAKPRSQPTERVDGRDLPVFRGHMVNSEEPTAEARRPDPRRMLRAYEASGAVFEALRGHRGERTAGPWASHEALVLDYETRLVRVDPVTGEPLLTSTHLPWVGERTRQPGSRHVALLASVANPVACKIGPSATPDEVLMLCQHLDPARTPGRLTLIVRMGRARISEALPPVVAAVRRAGHPVVWLCDPMHGNTVKAAGGLKTRYLPDLIAEAAAFRAVLDRQGQHAGGVHLEVAASGVTECVGGPVTSQERLTERYTTLCDPRLNPEQTRRFLNTWA; translated from the coding sequence ATGACCAGCCCCGTGAGCCACCCGGCCGCCCTTCAGCTCCGTACGGACCTTGCGCCTCCGGCCCCCCTGGCCCAGGACGCGCAAGAGCCCCGCTGGCGCGACCACCCCGAGCTGGGCGAGGTCACCGCGCGGCTCGCCAAAGCGCCGCCGCTCGCGGACGCCGCGGAGATCCGCCGGCTGCGCGAGACGCTCGCCTCGGTCGCGCGCGGCGAGGGCCTCGTCCTCCAGGCGGGCGACTGCGCGGAGAGCCTGGAGGAGTGCGGCCCCGTCCAGGCCGACCACCGCGTCAGTGTGCTCGACCAGCTCGGCGACCACCTCCAGCGCAGCTCGGGCCGCCAGGTGGTGCGCATCGGGCGGCTGGCCGGACAGTTCGCCAAGCCCCGCTCCCAGCCCACCGAGCGGGTCGACGGCCGTGACCTCCCGGTCTTCCGGGGCCACATGGTCAACTCCGAGGAGCCGACGGCCGAGGCGCGCCGCCCCGACCCCCGCCGCATGCTGCGCGCCTACGAGGCCAGCGGCGCCGTCTTCGAGGCGCTGCGCGGCCACCGGGGGGAGCGGACCGCGGGCCCCTGGGCCAGCCACGAGGCGCTGGTGCTGGACTACGAGACCCGCCTCGTGCGCGTCGACCCGGTCACCGGCGAGCCGCTGCTGACCTCCACCCACCTGCCGTGGGTCGGGGAGCGCACCCGGCAGCCCGGGTCGCGCCACGTCGCCCTGCTGGCGTCGGTGGCCAACCCGGTCGCCTGCAAGATCGGCCCGTCGGCCACCCCCGACGAGGTGCTGATGCTCTGTCAGCACCTGGACCCGGCGCGCACCCCGGGCAGGCTCACTCTGATCGTCAGGATGGGGCGGGCCCGGATCTCCGAGGCGCTGCCGCCGGTCGTCGCCGCCGTACGCCGGGCCGGTCACCCCGTGGTGTGGCTGTGCGACCCCATGCACGGCAACACCGTCAAGGCAGCGGGCGGCCTCAAGACGCGCTACCTGCCCGACCTCATCGCCGAGGCCGCCGCCTTCCGCGCGGTGCTGGACCGGCAGGGGCAGCACGCGGGCGGCGTCCACCTGGAGGTCGCGGCGAGCGGGGTCACCGAGTGCGTGGGCGGGCCCGTCACCTCTCAAGAGCGCCTCACCGAGCGGTACACGACCCTGTGCGACCCGCGGCTCAACCCGGAACAGACCCGCCGCTTCCTGAACACCTGGGCCTGA
- a CDS encoding anthranilate synthase family protein, which translates to MRRTGGLLTLEGTTVRVPSPSAKSAPRAPRSASEASVERILGPDPGPFALLWRPAVHGRDTVELLTGPVRELRELSELSWHRAGTPRSRAVLALLPFRQIAERGFDCHDGKEPVLAMLVDERADTSAQGLLPLLERLPLREAEAAFDLDDAAYAACVRRVVDEEIAAGAGANFVIRRTLSAKLPDYSHLTALAMFGRLLRQEAGAYWTFVIHTGERTFVGATPERHVCLNGGRAVMNPISGTYRHPPSGAELEGLVSFLADRKETDELSMVVDEELKMMAGVCGRGARLRGPYLKMMARLSHTEYLLEGESDRDPVDILRATMFAPTVTGSPLENACRVITRHERDSRGYYSGVAALIETDHRQRPVLDSSILIRTADIDSGGTLRLSVGATLVRHSDPASEAAETRAKAAGLLDATGLRLAGETDQPSPEGRKAGAAVAEEPSPHPRPAHALLAGHPRIREALARRNAPLAGFWLEDPPKDTPQADRPEPSQPLLGLDTLVVDAEDTFTGMLAIQLRALGARTTVLPYDQAAGRPARSGPDLVVVGPGPGDPRDDEDPRIRTVLGTVARLLEGPTAFVAVCLGHQLLARRLGFEVVPRAVPNQGLQKKIDFFGREEPVGFYNSFTAHASSSRVSCPGVAGEVLVSRDPEAGDIHGLRGPGFSSAQFHPESVLTSNGIDLVADLATSALAGRPAAGLTTSDARRSA; encoded by the coding sequence ATGCGACGTACAGGGGGCCTCCTCACGCTGGAGGGAACGACCGTGCGAGTACCATCCCCATCCGCCAAGTCCGCACCCCGGGCACCACGCTCCGCGTCCGAGGCGAGTGTCGAGCGCATCCTGGGACCCGACCCCGGGCCCTTCGCCCTCCTGTGGCGCCCCGCCGTGCACGGGCGGGACACCGTGGAGCTGCTCACCGGGCCCGTGCGGGAGCTGCGGGAGCTGAGTGAACTGTCATGGCACCGCGCCGGGACCCCCCGATCCCGGGCGGTGCTCGCCCTGCTGCCCTTCCGTCAGATCGCCGAACGCGGCTTCGACTGCCACGACGGCAAGGAACCCGTGCTGGCCATGCTCGTCGACGAGCGGGCCGACACCTCGGCCCAGGGCCTCCTTCCGCTGCTGGAGCGCCTCCCGCTGCGGGAGGCCGAGGCCGCCTTCGACCTCGACGACGCCGCGTACGCCGCGTGTGTGCGCCGCGTCGTGGACGAGGAGATCGCCGCCGGTGCCGGCGCCAACTTCGTGATCCGCCGCACCCTGAGCGCGAAGCTCCCCGACTACTCCCACCTGACCGCGCTCGCCATGTTCGGGCGGCTGCTGCGCCAGGAGGCGGGCGCCTACTGGACGTTCGTGATCCACACCGGTGAGCGCACCTTCGTCGGAGCCACCCCGGAGCGGCACGTGTGCCTCAACGGGGGCCGGGCCGTGATGAACCCCATCAGCGGCACCTACCGGCACCCGCCGTCCGGCGCCGAACTGGAGGGCCTGGTCTCCTTCCTCGCCGACCGCAAGGAGACCGACGAGCTGTCCATGGTCGTGGACGAGGAACTCAAGATGATGGCCGGAGTCTGCGGGCGCGGCGCCCGGCTGCGCGGCCCCTACCTGAAGATGATGGCCCGCCTCTCGCACACCGAATACCTGCTGGAGGGAGAGAGCGACCGCGACCCGGTGGACATCCTGCGCGCCACGATGTTCGCGCCCACCGTGACGGGCAGCCCCCTGGAGAACGCCTGCCGCGTCATCACCCGGCACGAGCGGGACAGCCGCGGCTACTACAGCGGAGTGGCGGCCCTCATCGAGACCGACCACCGGCAGCGTCCCGTGCTCGACTCCTCGATCCTCATCCGCACCGCGGACATCGACTCCGGCGGCACCCTGCGGCTGAGCGTCGGCGCCACCCTCGTACGGCACTCCGACCCGGCCTCCGAAGCCGCCGAGACGCGCGCCAAGGCGGCGGGGCTGCTGGATGCGACAGGACTGCGGCTGGCCGGGGAGACGGACCAGCCGTCGCCGGAGGGCCGGAAGGCGGGGGCTGCCGTCGCCGAAGAGCCCTCGCCCCACCCGCGCCCCGCCCACGCGCTGCTCGCCGGGCACCCGCGTATCCGCGAGGCACTGGCGCGGCGCAACGCCCCGCTGGCCGGATTCTGGCTGGAGGACCCGCCCAAGGACACCCCGCAGGCGGACCGGCCCGAGCCTTCGCAGCCGCTGCTGGGCCTGGACACCCTGGTCGTCGACGCCGAGGACACCTTCACCGGCATGCTCGCCATCCAGCTGCGCGCCCTGGGCGCGCGCACCACCGTCCTGCCCTACGACCAGGCGGCGGGACGGCCGGCCAGGAGCGGGCCGGACCTCGTCGTGGTCGGCCCCGGCCCCGGCGACCCCAGGGACGACGAGGACCCGCGCATCCGCACCGTCCTGGGCACCGTCGCGCGGCTGCTGGAAGGGCCCACCGCCTTCGTCGCCGTATGCCTCGGCCACCAACTGCTCGCGCGGCGGCTCGGCTTCGAGGTCGTCCCGCGCGCCGTACCCAACCAAGGGCTCCAGAAGAAGATCGACTTCTTCGGACGCGAGGAGCCCGTCGGCTTCTACAACTCCTTCACCGCACACGCCTCCTCCTCCCGCGTGAGCTGCCCCGGGGTGGCGGGCGAGGTGCTGGTCTCCCGCGACCCCGAGGCCGGCGACATCCACGGACTGCGCGGGCCCGGCTTCTCCTCGGCCCAGTTCCACCCCGAGTCCGTGCTCACCAGCAACGGCATCGACCTGGTGGCCGACCTGGCCACCAGCGCCCTCGCGGGCCGTCCGGCGGCCGGCCTCACCACCAGCGACGCACGGAGGAGCGCATGA